Proteins co-encoded in one Verrucomicrobiia bacterium genomic window:
- the pyrF gene encoding orotidine-5'-phosphate decarboxylase: protein MQNPIIVALDVPTIDQAITLADELAPVVGAFKIGKELFTAAGPEVVRRIRGTGANVFLDLKFHDIPNTVAKAVASAVRLDVQMLTVHASGGTEMMQAAEESAQKTAAQAGLNPPLILCVTVLTSMDANTLAEIGCEPNPGRQVERLAKLAVKAGLRGLVCSPLEIVQLRQLLPGHVQLVTPGIRTGAEKADDQKRTLTPREAMDAGASWLVIGRPITAAAQPRAVAEKILASLR, encoded by the coding sequence ATGCAGAATCCAATCATTGTCGCGCTGGATGTTCCCACGATCGATCAGGCCATCACCCTCGCCGATGAACTGGCTCCCGTCGTGGGCGCCTTCAAAATCGGCAAGGAACTGTTCACCGCCGCGGGGCCCGAAGTGGTGCGACGCATCCGCGGCACCGGGGCCAATGTTTTTCTGGATTTGAAGTTCCACGACATCCCGAACACGGTGGCCAAGGCCGTTGCTTCCGCCGTGCGACTGGACGTGCAAATGCTGACCGTCCACGCGAGCGGCGGCACGGAGATGATGCAGGCCGCGGAAGAGTCCGCTCAAAAGACCGCGGCGCAGGCCGGTTTGAATCCGCCGTTGATTTTGTGCGTGACGGTGCTGACCAGCATGGATGCCAACACGCTGGCCGAGATTGGTTGTGAACCCAACCCGGGACGCCAGGTTGAACGGCTGGCCAAGCTCGCTGTGAAGGCCGGATTGCGCGGGCTGGTTTGTTCACCTCTGGAAATCGTGCAGCTGCGACAATTGCTGCCGGGCCACGTGCAGCTTGTCACCCCCGGCATCCGCACCGGCGCGGAAAAGGCCGATGACCAAAAGCGCACTCTGACGCCGCGGGAAGCGATGGACGCGGGCGCCAGCTGGCTGGTGATTGGCCGTCCCATCACCGCCGCGGCCCAACCCCGCGCCGTCGCGGAGAAGATTCTGGCAAGCCTGCGCTAG
- a CDS encoding pyridoxamine 5'-phosphate oxidase family protein: MSHQRENIGPELAEWIQRQRVFFVASAPLSPDGHINASPKGGEAFRILGPLEVAYQDYTGSGAETAAHLRENGRILIMFCAFEGPPKIVRLHGEGTVITPNHARFIELAKLFPPHDGTRAIIHITVTRVSDSCGYSVPFFAFQGHRNTLDQWTANQGPEKLAAYRARKNQKSIDGLPAFDGSI, translated from the coding sequence ATGAGCCATCAGCGCGAGAACATCGGCCCGGAACTGGCGGAATGGATTCAACGGCAGCGCGTCTTCTTTGTCGCCTCGGCGCCGCTTTCGCCGGACGGACACATCAACGCGTCGCCCAAGGGCGGCGAGGCGTTCCGCATCCTTGGCCCGCTGGAAGTGGCATATCAGGATTACACGGGCAGCGGCGCTGAAACCGCGGCGCACCTGCGCGAGAACGGCCGGATCCTCATCATGTTCTGCGCCTTCGAGGGCCCGCCCAAGATCGTCCGCCTGCACGGCGAGGGCACGGTCATCACGCCGAACCACGCCCGGTTCATCGAACTGGCCAAGCTCTTTCCCCCGCACGATGGCACCCGCGCCATCATCCACATCACGGTGACGCGCGTGTCGGATTCCTGCGGTTACTCGGTGCCGTTCTTTGCGTTTCAAGGCCACCGCAACACGCTCGATCAATGGACCGCCAATCAGGGCCCGGAAAAGCTGGCGGCCTACCGCGCCCGCAAGAATCAAAAGAGCATCGATGGCCTGCCCGCTTTTGACGGCTCCATTTGA
- a CDS encoding O-methyltransferase produces the protein MSQEQWTAVDDYINRLLVPPDPSLDAILRSSRDAGLPDINVTPGQGKLLHLLALAHGARNILEIGTLGGYSTTWLARALPDDGRLITLEFEPKHAAVARANLTRAGVAHQVEVRVGAALDTLPQLAAERVEPFDFIFIDADKENYPAYFEWALKLSRRGTMIIADNVVRNGAVIDPTSDDSRVHAVRRLHELLAAERRVSATTVQTVGSKGHDGFTLAVVTADL, from the coding sequence ATGAGTCAGGAGCAATGGACCGCCGTTGACGACTACATCAACCGCCTGCTGGTCCCGCCAGACCCGTCCCTGGACGCGATCCTGCGGTCCAGCCGCGACGCCGGTTTGCCGGACATCAACGTCACGCCCGGCCAGGGCAAGCTGCTGCACCTGCTGGCCCTCGCCCACGGCGCCCGAAACATCCTCGAAATCGGAACACTGGGCGGTTACAGCACCACCTGGCTGGCCCGTGCCCTGCCCGACGACGGGCGGCTCATCACGTTGGAGTTCGAACCCAAACACGCCGCAGTGGCGCGAGCGAATCTGACCCGGGCGGGCGTCGCCCATCAGGTGGAGGTGCGGGTCGGCGCGGCGCTGGACACTTTGCCGCAACTCGCCGCGGAGCGGGTGGAACCCTTCGATTTTATTTTCATCGACGCGGACAAGGAAAACTATCCGGCGTATTTCGAATGGGCGCTCAAACTCTCCCGCCGCGGAACCATGATCATCGCCGACAACGTCGTGCGAAACGGGGCGGTGATTGACCCAACGAGTGATGATTCCCGCGTGCACGCCGTGCGCCGGCTTCATGAATTGCTCGCCGCAGAACGGCGCGTCAGCGCCACAACCGTCCAGACCGTCGGCAGCAAGGGCCACGATGGCTTCACCCTTGCCGTTGTGACGGCGGACCTTTGA